One window of Desulfovibrio subterraneus genomic DNA carries:
- the htpX gene encoding zinc metalloprotease HtpX, which produces MTSNLKTVMLLALLSGIIIFLGGAMGGKTGLVFAFGLALIMNVGSYWYSDKIVLRMYNAQEVDATDAPALHRMVEELARNAGIPKPRICVIPEDAPNAFATGRNPEHGVVAVTSGIMRLLSPEELKGVLAHEIGHIANRDILVQSVAGVLASAIVTVANMMQWMTIFGMGGSNNDEEGGSNPFTILLLAILAPVAASLIQFAISRSREYLADDTGARLAGNPLYLASALEKLGAYSQQVPMRAGNEATAHMFIVNPFAGANLARLFSTHPPIEERVQRLREMARAR; this is translated from the coding sequence ATGACCAGCAATCTCAAGACCGTCATGCTTCTCGCCCTGCTTTCGGGCATCATCATCTTTCTTGGTGGTGCCATGGGGGGTAAAACCGGCCTTGTCTTTGCCTTTGGACTGGCGCTGATCATGAACGTCGGCAGCTACTGGTATTCCGACAAGATCGTGCTGCGCATGTACAATGCGCAGGAAGTGGACGCCACCGATGCCCCGGCGCTGCACAGAATGGTGGAGGAGCTTGCCCGCAACGCCGGTATTCCCAAGCCCCGTATCTGTGTCATTCCTGAGGACGCCCCCAATGCCTTTGCCACGGGCCGTAACCCGGAACATGGCGTGGTGGCCGTTACCAGCGGCATTATGCGCCTGCTGAGTCCCGAAGAACTCAAGGGCGTGCTGGCCCATGAGATAGGCCACATTGCCAACCGCGACATTCTGGTGCAGTCCGTTGCCGGGGTGCTTGCCTCTGCCATCGTCACCGTGGCCAACATGATGCAGTGGATGACCATTTTCGGCATGGGCGGCAGCAACAATGACGAAGAAGGCGGCAGCAATCCCTTTACTATCCTGCTGCTGGCCATATTGGCTCCTGTTGCGGCAAGCCTTATCCAGTTCGCCATTTCCCGTTCGCGTGAGTATCTGGCGGACGACACGGGCGCACGCCTTGCCGGTAATCCGCTCTACCTTGCCTCCGCACTGGAAAAGCTGGGCGCATATTCCCAGCAGGTTCCCATGCGGGCAGGCAACGAGGCCACAGCGCACATGTTCATCGTCAATCCCTTTGCCGGTGCCAACCTTGCGCGTCTTTTCAGCACCCACCCGCCCATTGAGGAACGTGTGCAGCGACTGAGAGAAATGGCCCGCGCACGCTAA
- a CDS encoding Spy/CpxP family protein refolding chaperone, with the protein MPMPPTPCMGPAPLDMLDLVDLTSSQKTAVVTLLKKQIERMDKNAEAESPDLRMESQKAMRTAMEKGDVEAVRSLASHKGEEVTRRLVEQATFVAELRGILTPEQLKRLDALRDRLALRFERRMQDAGDGPEGIGGMRAERPAHRPGGPEHMRPPRMFPEEMKRDMQRWIDENS; encoded by the coding sequence ATGCCCATGCCCCCCACGCCCTGCATGGGGCCCGCTCCGCTCGATATGCTTGATCTGGTAGACCTTACTTCCTCCCAGAAGACTGCGGTGGTTACGCTGCTCAAGAAGCAGATAGAGCGTATGGACAAGAATGCCGAGGCTGAATCCCCCGATCTTCGCATGGAATCGCAAAAGGCGATGCGCACCGCCATGGAAAAGGGCGATGTGGAAGCTGTTCGCTCGCTTGCCAGCCACAAAGGAGAAGAAGTGACACGCAGGCTCGTGGAGCAGGCAACCTTTGTTGCCGAACTGCGCGGAATTTTGACTCCTGAACAGCTGAAGCGGCTCGATGCCCTGCGTGACCGCCTTGCGTTGCGGTTTGAAAGGCGTATGCAGGATGCAGGTGACGGTCCTGAAGGCATTGGCGGCATGCGTGCCGAGCGCCCTGCGCACCGCCCCGGCGGACCAGAGCATATGCGTCCACCCCGTATGTTCCCTGAAGAGATGAAGCGCGACATGCAGCGCTGGATAGACGAAAACAGCTAG
- a CDS encoding periplasmic heavy metal sensor, with product MLSAHMKRNIAAVALLLSGIIAGAAGMYVWTITYAPGFPPPPEEMRERIFMHLKREIQLTPEQERVIRPEFEEAWEQGEVLRREMEPKLRALFDETDERIRGYLSPEQKVLLEEFHKKMSERRGKFGPPPTPPPPPPLQ from the coding sequence ATGCTATCTGCGCATATGAAGAGAAATATTGCAGCTGTTGCCCTTTTGCTTTCGGGTATCATTGCGGGTGCTGCTGGCATGTATGTCTGGACGATAACCTACGCTCCTGGTTTTCCGCCACCTCCCGAAGAGATGCGGGAACGGATATTCATGCACCTTAAGCGTGAGATTCAGCTCACTCCGGAGCAGGAACGCGTGATCCGGCCGGAGTTCGAAGAGGCATGGGAACAGGGAGAGGTGCTCAGAAGGGAAATGGAACCCAAGCTCCGGGCCTTGTTTGATGAAACGGACGAGCGCATTCGCGGGTATCTCTCGCCTGAACAGAAAGTGCTGCTTGAAGAATTCCATAAGAAGATGTCGGAGCGCAGGGGCAAGTTCGGCCCTCCTCCTACTCCTCCGCCGCCACCACCCTTGCAATAG
- a CDS encoding RNA polymerase sigma factor, whose translation MLLSDDEIVQRVLHGDINTYAALIDRHRQCVFRIVVGHVPHDRAEEVVHETFVNAYKGLSSYRGGEKFPNWLSRIAVRCCYDFWRENGRNREIAFSLPEDSVECLERLMADTAMTTYQDAARSREAQTILEWALRQLSPEDRMVITLTALEEKSVAEAAELLGWSRVNVKVRALRVRRKLKDILAQAGISEV comes from the coding sequence TTGTTGTTAAGCGATGACGAGATAGTGCAGCGCGTGTTGCATGGGGATATCAATACCTATGCCGCCCTGATTGACCGGCACCGGCAATGCGTTTTTCGCATTGTGGTCGGTCATGTGCCGCACGACAGGGCAGAAGAAGTCGTGCATGAAACATTCGTCAATGCGTATAAAGGGTTGTCGTCGTACCGCGGGGGCGAAAAGTTCCCCAACTGGCTTTCACGTATTGCCGTGCGCTGCTGCTACGACTTCTGGCGGGAAAATGGCCGGAACAGGGAGATTGCCTTCTCGCTTCCGGAAGATTCTGTCGAGTGTCTGGAAAGGCTCATGGCTGATACGGCCATGACGACCTATCAGGACGCGGCCAGAAGCAGAGAGGCGCAAACCATCCTTGAGTGGGCTCTGCGCCAGCTTTCACCCGAAGACAGAATGGTTATCACCCTGACCGCACTGGAAGAAAAGAGTGTAGCCGAAGCAGCGGAATTGCTGGGCTGGAGCAGGGTGAATGTGAAGGTACGGGCGTTGCGCGTACGTAGAAAACTGAAGGATATTCTAGCTCAGGCCGGAATTTCGGAGGTGTAG
- the dxs gene encoding 1-deoxy-D-xylulose-5-phosphate synthase has translation MTSAGISTGLLSKIRTPRDVQEMDAAQLEQLAAELRQAIISTVSQNGGHLAPSLGVVELTIAMLSSFDFEEDKVVWDVGHQAYAWKLLTGRADTFHTLRTKDGVSGFPKMAESPYDHFGVGHSSTSISAALGLAVARDLAGKKHEVMAVIGDGSMTAGLAFEGLNQAGHMDRKLLVILNDNEMSISRNVGAMSHFLSRNLSSRWVRRFKKDLETVLNSVPGIGEEMLNYAKRSEHSLKSFFTPGMLFEAFHFNYMGPVNGHSIKDLQKAFKLCKDLDEPVLLHVMTKKGKGYEPAESNPTHFHGVGSFEPETGQAKKFAALSNLPSYTDVFGSTLCNMARKDSRIIAITAAMPEGTGTACFAEQFPDRFVDVGICEQHAVTFAAGLATQGLRPVVAIYSTFLQRSYDQIVHDVCLQNLPVLFCIDRGGLVGEDGPTHHGAFDLSYLRHIPNLVVLVPGSEAELQDCMATALAHDGPVAIRYPRGAGYGVPLRPEPIVFPIGTGEVLQQGEKVAVIAVGSRVQPALEVSREVAEATGRQATIFNARSVKPLPEQQLLELAATHDTLLLIEENTLVGGFSSGVLEFLSDHEALDGKRVRRLGIPDAFVEHGKQKELRAMLGIDKEGIRKVLLELLA, from the coding sequence ATGACCTCAGCAGGTATTTCGACCGGGCTATTGAGCAAAATTCGCACCCCCCGCGACGTACAGGAAATGGATGCCGCCCAACTTGAACAGCTGGCCGCTGAACTGCGGCAGGCGATCATTTCCACCGTGTCGCAGAATGGCGGCCATCTTGCCCCCTCGCTGGGAGTTGTGGAGCTGACCATAGCCATGCTTTCTTCCTTTGATTTCGAGGAAGACAAGGTCGTATGGGACGTGGGACATCAGGCTTACGCGTGGAAGCTGCTTACCGGCAGGGCCGATACCTTTCATACGCTGCGCACCAAGGATGGTGTGAGCGGTTTTCCCAAAATGGCGGAAAGCCCCTATGACCATTTTGGTGTCGGGCATTCCTCCACGTCCATTTCCGCAGCGCTCGGCTTGGCCGTGGCGCGTGATCTGGCAGGAAAGAAGCATGAGGTCATGGCGGTTATCGGCGATGGTTCCATGACGGCCGGACTGGCCTTTGAAGGTCTGAATCAGGCCGGACATATGGACCGCAAGCTGCTGGTTATCCTCAACGACAATGAAATGTCCATCTCCCGCAATGTGGGGGCCATGTCACATTTCCTTTCCCGTAACCTTTCCTCGCGCTGGGTGCGCCGGTTCAAGAAGGATCTGGAAACAGTCCTCAATTCGGTTCCCGGCATAGGCGAGGAGATGCTCAACTATGCCAAGCGCAGCGAGCACAGCCTGAAGAGTTTCTTCACGCCCGGGATGCTGTTTGAAGCTTTTCACTTCAACTACATGGGGCCGGTTAACGGCCACAGCATCAAGGACCTGCAAAAAGCCTTCAAGCTCTGCAAAGACCTTGATGAACCCGTGCTGCTGCATGTGATGACCAAGAAGGGCAAAGGCTACGAGCCTGCGGAATCCAATCCCACGCATTTCCACGGTGTGGGCAGCTTTGAGCCGGAGACAGGGCAGGCAAAAAAGTTTGCCGCGCTGAGCAACCTGCCGAGCTATACGGATGTTTTCGGTAGCACGTTGTGCAACATGGCCCGCAAGGACTCGCGCATAATAGCCATAACCGCCGCCATGCCGGAAGGAACGGGAACAGCCTGCTTTGCCGAGCAGTTCCCCGACCGGTTCGTGGATGTGGGCATCTGCGAGCAGCACGCCGTGACGTTTGCCGCCGGTCTGGCAACGCAGGGGCTTCGTCCTGTCGTGGCCATCTATTCCACCTTCCTGCAGCGCTCGTATGACCAGATCGTGCACGATGTCTGCCTGCAGAACCTGCCCGTTCTGTTCTGTATCGACCGTGGCGGGCTGGTGGGCGAAGATGGCCCCACCCATCACGGGGCATTTGACCTGAGCTACCTGCGCCATATTCCCAATCTGGTGGTGCTGGTGCCCGGCAGCGAGGCTGAATTGCAGGACTGCATGGCCACGGCCCTGGCGCATGACGGCCCTGTGGCCATCCGGTATCCGCGAGGTGCCGGATATGGTGTGCCGCTCAGACCCGAGCCCATAGTGTTCCCCATCGGCACCGGTGAGGTGTTGCAGCAGGGAGAAAAGGTTGCTGTTATCGCCGTTGGGTCCCGCGTGCAGCCCGCGCTGGAAGTCTCGCGCGAGGTGGCGGAAGCCACCGGCAGGCAGGCGACCATTTTCAACGCACGCAGCGTGAAGCCGCTGCCCGAGCAGCAGTTGCTTGAGCTTGCCGCAACCCACGATACCTTGCTGCTGATTGAAGAAAACACGCTGGTGGGCGGCTTCTCGTCCGGTGTGCTTGAGTTCCTTTCGGATCATGAAGCCCTTGACGGCAAGCGGGTGCGCAGGCTTGGCATTCCTGATGCGTTTGTGGAGCACGGCAAACAGAAGGAACTGCGCGCCATGCTCGGCATAGACAAGGAAGGTATCCGCAAGGTTCTTCTTGAGCTGCTGGCCTGA
- a CDS encoding polyprenyl synthetase family protein: protein MTPQELKARLGESARMVESYLAECLHGRNIPEGLLKAMEYSLLAGGKRLRPVLCLAVAQMMGLEPSRVLPFASSIEFIHTYSLVHDDLPAMDNDDLRRGKPSNHKMFGEASAILAGDGLLTEAFAVMGSVAGDIPADRVVRAMVEVATAAGSGGMVGGQQLDMEYTGRDGVSYDELRGMHAMKTGALIRCSCLSGAILAGASEEDNQRIRIYGEAIGAAFQIVDDILDEVGDEAQLGKPVGSDIEQGKTTYPSLMGIDRSRELAQQHVDRAIEQLRPYEGPDADFLRCLAQYIVDRVS, encoded by the coding sequence ATGACCCCGCAGGAGCTTAAGGCGCGTCTGGGCGAAAGTGCCCGCATGGTGGAATCGTATCTGGCGGAGTGCCTGCACGGGCGCAATATCCCTGAAGGGTTGCTCAAGGCCATGGAATACAGTCTGCTGGCAGGTGGCAAGCGGCTTCGTCCCGTTCTGTGCCTTGCCGTGGCACAGATGATGGGTCTTGAACCTTCGCGCGTGCTGCCTTTTGCCTCAAGCATCGAGTTCATCCACACCTATTCGCTTGTGCACGATGACCTGCCTGCCATGGACAACGATGATCTGCGTCGCGGCAAGCCTTCCAACCACAAGATGTTCGGCGAAGCTTCTGCCATTCTTGCGGGCGATGGCCTGCTGACCGAGGCCTTTGCCGTAATGGGTTCTGTTGCGGGCGATATTCCGGCAGACCGCGTGGTGCGTGCCATGGTGGAAGTGGCAACTGCGGCCGGTTCCGGGGGCATGGTCGGCGGCCAGCAGCTTGATATGGAATACACCGGACGCGATGGCGTGAGCTATGACGAACTGCGCGGCATGCACGCCATGAAGACCGGCGCGCTTATCCGCTGTTCCTGCCTTTCCGGTGCCATTCTGGCCGGTGCCTCTGAAGAGGACAATCAGCGCATCAGAATTTACGGCGAAGCCATAGGCGCAGCTTTCCAGATCGTGGACGACATCCTTGATGAAGTGGGCGACGAAGCCCAGCTCGGCAAGCCTGTGGGCAGCGATATAGAGCAGGGCAAAACGACGTACCCCAGCCTCATGGGTATAGACAGGAGCCGCGAACTGGCCCAGCAGCATGTGGACAGGGCCATTGAGCAGCTGCGTCCCTATGAAGGGCCGGATGCCGACTTCCTGCGCTGTCTTGCGCAATACATTGTTGACAGGGTGTCGTAA
- a CDS encoding exodeoxyribonuclease VII small subunit — MAQKKMQFEEQLKRLQTIVEELERGELPLEKSVELYKEGLTLSKTCRGQLEKARNEITVFSEGAVQPFDGTEENVDDPAGA; from the coding sequence ATGGCACAGAAGAAAATGCAGTTTGAAGAGCAGCTCAAGCGGCTGCAGACCATAGTGGAAGAGCTTGAACGCGGCGAACTGCCGCTCGAAAAGAGCGTGGAGTTGTATAAGGAAGGACTGACCCTTTCCAAAACATGCCGCGGCCAGCTTGAGAAGGCGAGAAACGAGATAACCGTGTTCAGTGAAGGGGCTGTTCAGCCCTTTGACGGGACCGAGGAGAATGTGGATGACCCCGCAGGAGCTTAA
- a CDS encoding M23 family metallopeptidase, which produces MLVCCAGLVPVRAFAQVQVQVALPEQVSPGQPFVAKVLSDAPLGDVFVEWNGKSVPVTFKQTSEKAWQGAVLLGVPFAEKGKAVSLRLSSVSGAGYATTDYSVPLVAKQYPEQHLKVDRKYVEVAKQNLDRHKKERERIVAALARINPEQEWTLPFLRPVPGGVSSEYGLTRFFNDKPRNPHKGLDLRGAAGTPIRACADGVVVLAENHFFAGNSVYIDHGQGVVSMYFHMSKIDVKTGQKVSRGSVVGKVGSTGRVTGPHLHFGISVQGELVDPVPLLADN; this is translated from the coding sequence ATGCTGGTTTGCTGCGCGGGACTGGTTCCCGTGCGTGCTTTTGCGCAAGTACAGGTGCAGGTTGCACTGCCTGAACAGGTTTCTCCGGGCCAGCCGTTCGTGGCCAAAGTTCTCTCCGATGCACCGTTGGGCGATGTGTTCGTGGAGTGGAATGGTAAATCAGTCCCTGTGACTTTTAAACAGACCAGCGAGAAAGCGTGGCAGGGTGCCGTGCTGCTCGGTGTTCCCTTTGCGGAAAAGGGCAAGGCTGTTTCGCTTCGCCTGAGCTCTGTTTCCGGTGCCGGATATGCCACGACGGACTACTCCGTGCCGCTGGTGGCCAAGCAGTATCCCGAACAGCATCTCAAGGTGGACCGCAAGTACGTTGAGGTGGCCAAGCAGAATCTGGACAGACACAAGAAGGAACGGGAGCGCATAGTGGCTGCACTTGCGCGCATAAACCCCGAGCAGGAATGGACGCTGCCTTTCCTGCGTCCTGTACCCGGCGGCGTGTCCAGCGAATACGGACTGACCCGCTTTTTCAACGACAAGCCGCGCAATCCGCACAAGGGACTGGACCTGAGAGGCGCGGCAGGAACCCCCATACGCGCCTGTGCAGACGGCGTGGTGGTGCTTGCCGAGAATCATTTTTTTGCGGGTAATTCCGTTTACATCGACCACGGACAGGGCGTTGTGAGCATGTATTTTCATATGTCGAAGATTGACGTGAAGACGGGGCAGAAAGTCTCGCGCGGCAGCGTTGTCGGCAAGGTGGGCAGTACCGGACGCGTGACCGGCCCGCACCTGCATTTCGGCATTTCGGTGCAGGGAGAACTGGTTGACCCCGTGCCGCTTCTGGCGGATAATTAA
- the xseA gene encoding exodeoxyribonuclease VII large subunit produces the protein MSRIFSVRELTEAVKRTLEGVYPFVWVKGQVSNLTKAASGHVYFSLKDADATLNCVWFRTAQRGEESFDPLTGEVFEDGPRPSLAQTMREGMEIMCAGRLNVYPPRGAYQLVVEIAQDAGLGRLYLEFEELKRTLAAKGYFDTQRKRALPYHPARVAVVTATTGAAIRDFLRIAGERGWGAQIRIYPSLVQGDAAPAQIVQALETANAHGWADVIVLVRGGGSIEDLWAFNDVRVADAVFASAIPVVSGVGHEVDVTIADLVADMRAATPSHAAQLLWPERATLMQTVDECQMRLQRRWDTGMRERESLLAALTRGLAWLSPARQLQRLDERFEDLGLRLHRALDGKISRDAMAVQGCTDRLVRAFGPEAVARHELRVSALEDRLHWAGEKVLHGRQVVFERLSAQLSMLDPMRPLERGYSLVRRDDGTILRSVREAGIGSKLHVTVRDGVVQTEVTGIAPDISGDS, from the coding sequence ATGAGCCGCATATTTTCCGTTCGAGAACTGACTGAGGCCGTCAAGCGCACGCTTGAGGGGGTCTATCCGTTCGTGTGGGTAAAAGGGCAGGTCTCCAACCTGACAAAGGCCGCTTCGGGCCATGTGTATTTTTCCCTCAAGGATGCGGACGCCACCCTGAACTGCGTGTGGTTCCGCACTGCCCAGCGGGGCGAGGAGAGCTTTGATCCGCTGACCGGCGAGGTATTTGAGGATGGCCCGCGCCCGAGTCTTGCGCAGACAATGCGCGAGGGCATGGAGATCATGTGTGCGGGACGGCTGAACGTGTATCCCCCGCGTGGTGCCTATCAGCTGGTTGTCGAGATTGCGCAGGATGCAGGGCTTGGCCGTCTGTATCTTGAATTCGAGGAGCTGAAGCGCACACTGGCCGCCAAAGGCTATTTCGATACGCAGCGCAAACGTGCGTTGCCGTATCATCCTGCGCGTGTTGCCGTTGTCACCGCCACCACAGGCGCGGCCATTCGGGATTTTCTGCGCATTGCTGGCGAGCGGGGCTGGGGCGCGCAAATCCGCATCTATCCTTCGCTGGTGCAGGGCGATGCCGCACCCGCGCAGATAGTACAGGCGCTGGAAACGGCCAATGCCCATGGCTGGGCCGATGTCATTGTCCTTGTGCGCGGTGGCGGTTCCATAGAGGATTTGTGGGCGTTCAATGATGTGCGGGTGGCAGATGCCGTTTTTGCCTCGGCCATTCCGGTTGTTTCCGGTGTGGGACATGAGGTGGACGTGACCATCGCCGACCTTGTGGCAGACATGCGCGCGGCAACCCCGAGCCATGCGGCCCAGCTGCTCTGGCCGGAACGGGCCACACTCATGCAGACCGTGGATGAATGCCAGATGCGCCTGCAACGCCGTTGGGATACGGGCATGCGCGAGCGTGAAAGCCTGCTCGCAGCCCTTACCCGCGGCCTTGCGTGGCTTTCTCCCGCACGCCAGCTGCAGCGGCTTGATGAACGCTTTGAAGATTTGGGCCTGCGGTTGCACCGTGCGCTGGACGGGAAGATATCCCGCGATGCAATGGCGGTTCAGGGCTGCACTGATCGGCTGGTGCGTGCCTTCGGGCCGGAGGCTGTTGCCCGCCATGAACTTCGCGTGAGTGCTCTGGAAGACAGGCTGCACTGGGCAGGAGAGAAGGTGCTCCACGGCAGGCAGGTCGTGTTTGAACGGTTGTCGGCCCAGCTTTCCATGCTGGACCCCATGCGTCCGCTTGAGCGGGGCTACAGCCTTGTCCGTCGTGATGACGGAACCATATTGCGCAGCGTGCGCGAGGCCGGAATAGGCAGCAAGCTGCATGTCACCGTGCGCGACGGCGTGGTGCAAACGGAAGTGACGGGCATTGCCCCGGATATTTCAGGAGATTCATAG
- a CDS encoding proline--tRNA ligase gives MRWSRFYIPTLKEAPSDAEVVSHKLLTRAGMVRKLTSGIYTYMPLGLRSISKAANIVRQEMDKAGANEVSMPMVQPADLWQESGRWDFYGPELLRIKDRHQRDYCLGPTHEEVITDVVRGEVRSYRQLPVNLYQIQTKFRDEIRPRFGLMRGREFIMKDAYSFDKDQAGLDASYQAMYDAYMAIFSRMALNFRPVEADSGSIGGSFSHEFMVLAETGEDTVVVCQACSYAANIERAEVLCTGDECDGLDTPVEEVSTPGKCTVEDVAAFLDVPQAAIIKTLIFVADGEPVAALVRGDRELNDVKLKNLLHADVLEMATPEQVQKWTEAPVGFAGPVGLKIARIYADNELRLATDWVVGANKGDTHLRHVSLKRDVKLSGFADLRLITEEDVCPKCGGAISLTRGIEVGHVFKLGTKYSEAMNCKYVDEQGKEQTMIMGCYGIGVSRVVASCIEQNHDKDGIKFPPPIAPFEALVLNLDIRTDDVCAKVDEIYELLKSQGVDVLVDDREERPGVKFKDADLIGIPMQLVVGGKGLARGIIEVKDRRTGEKSELPVEGFAEAFAAWKKDVYAGWGIK, from the coding sequence ATGCGTTGGAGCCGTTTTTACATTCCGACCCTCAAGGAAGCCCCCAGTGATGCGGAAGTTGTCAGCCACAAGCTGCTGACCCGTGCGGGCATGGTGCGCAAGCTGACCTCCGGCATTTACACCTACATGCCGCTTGGTCTGCGTTCCATCTCCAAGGCCGCCAATATCGTGCGCCAGGAAATGGACAAGGCCGGTGCCAACGAAGTGAGCATGCCCATGGTGCAGCCCGCGGACCTGTGGCAGGAATCCGGCCGCTGGGACTTCTACGGTCCGGAATTGCTTCGTATCAAGGACAGACACCAGCGCGACTACTGCCTCGGACCCACCCACGAGGAAGTGATTACCGATGTTGTGCGCGGCGAAGTGCGTTCCTACCGCCAGCTGCCTGTGAATCTGTATCAGATTCAGACCAAGTTCCGTGATGAAATCCGCCCCCGTTTCGGCCTTATGCGTGGCCGTGAATTCATCATGAAGGACGCTTATTCCTTCGACAAGGATCAGGCAGGTCTCGATGCCAGCTATCAGGCGATGTATGATGCCTATATGGCCATCTTTTCCCGCATGGCTCTCAATTTCCGCCCCGTGGAAGCCGACAGCGGCTCCATCGGCGGCAGCTTCTCCCACGAGTTCATGGTGCTGGCCGAAACCGGCGAAGACACTGTGGTCGTCTGTCAGGCATGTTCCTACGCCGCCAACATCGAGCGTGCGGAAGTGCTCTGCACCGGCGACGAATGCGACGGTCTGGACACCCCCGTGGAAGAAGTCTCCACCCCCGGCAAGTGCACGGTTGAAGACGTTGCCGCCTTCCTTGATGTGCCGCAGGCGGCCATCATCAAGACGCTCATCTTCGTGGCAGACGGCGAACCCGTTGCTGCACTGGTGCGCGGCGACCGTGAACTGAACGACGTGAAGCTCAAGAACCTGCTGCACGCCGACGTGCTGGAAATGGCCACCCCCGAACAGGTGCAGAAGTGGACCGAAGCCCCCGTGGGCTTTGCCGGTCCCGTGGGCCTGAAGATTGCCCGCATTTACGCAGACAACGAACTGCGCCTTGCCACCGACTGGGTTGTGGGTGCCAACAAGGGCGACACGCACCTCAGGCACGTTTCCCTGAAGCGCGATGTGAAGCTTTCCGGTTTTGCCGACCTGCGCCTCATCACGGAAGAGGACGTCTGCCCCAAGTGCGGCGGCGCCATCTCCCTGACCAGAGGTATTGAAGTGGGCCACGTGTTCAAGCTCGGCACCAAGTATTCCGAAGCCATGAACTGCAAGTACGTGGACGAGCAGGGCAAGGAACAGACCATGATCATGGGCTGTTACGGCATCGGCGTTTCCCGTGTTGTGGCTTCCTGCATTGAGCAGAACCACGACAAGGACGGCATCAAGTTTCCCCCGCCTATCGCTCCCTTCGAGGCGCTGGTGCTCAACCTTGATATCCGTACCGATGATGTGTGCGCCAAGGTTGACGAAATCTATGAACTGCTCAAGTCGCAGGGCGTGGACGTGCTGGTGGATGACCGCGAAGAACGTCCCGGCGTCAAGTTCAAGGATGCCGACCTCATCGGTATTCCCATGCAGCTCGTTGTGGGCGGCAAGGGCCTTGCCCGTGGTATCATTGAAGTGAAGGACCGCCGCACCGGCGAGAAGTCCGAACTGCCGGTGGAAGGCTTTGCTGAAGCCTTTGCCGCGTGGAAGAAGGACGTCTACGCCGGTTGGGGAATCAAGTAA